From Malaya genurostris strain Urasoe2022 chromosome 2, Malgen_1.1, whole genome shotgun sequence:
AACTTGTAAGCCTGGCAATTTGAGGCCCGCAAAAACTTTTTACGACAGTAGCGGTCTCCGAGGTCCGGCTCTGGAAatagattgtcaaaaaatcTATCGGAACATGCATCGATTTCTAATTATTggttaatgagaaaggcatcattaatccactaggtggattaaaacaggttttgcatATAAATTGGATAACGGTACCCCTATTCATCTCAACTCCAGTAATCATCTCATATATGAAAACTGAAATCTGCTGTctcttttttccataaatacatttatttcttaaggaaatttgcataagtttttcttcgccgtagcagctcttttacatagaattcttatcctaatctaatactaatatagtcacaaagattagagtttaataaaacatattcataaacctcttattttttaaatatcatattatttgaaccaaacgattaactgctataaattataaaataagctgaaatttttatacattttgttgttgatttcataacctatttcgagtttgttttaccagcacattatttttattaaaattttgctattcgatgaactaatggacgcagtaggagtcagaactaagactcaaaagggtcaattattaaattgaaactttaattgtctttatgaaatgataaagaacttCCATGTAAGAGAGGTCACGACAAGAAAGAATGTCTCGAGCTAGGACATTGGattgtctaccttgggtacgcaaagaatttgttagttgagatctgacatcacgatactccacgcatgtccaaacgacatgatcaatatcgcgataaccttcgccacaagcacaatgattagtctcggaaagtccaattcgaaggagatgagcatctaacgtgtagtagttggacatgagtctagacatcacacgaatgaaatccctacacaCATCTAGTCCCCTGAactatgcctttgtcgatattttaggaataattgagtgcatccaccgacccagatcatctttatcccaagaagcttgccagctggcaagtgttctttggcgagacgagctatagaattcgttgaaagcaagctcataaatttcaccttcaatagcaccacgtttgtctAAACTTTCGGTTCtatcattgcctggaatggaggaaTGAtttgggacccaaactattgtgatttgataattattattcaatatgtcgttcaggtattgttttattttgcccaaaaacatggttcatttttgccagcagcgtttgagcgaatggcttcaattgcgctcagtctagcagttcggctgaaaagttcgtatcgtttaatagaaacacacattttttttgccaaaattcgtttttattattcaacattattgccatcagaggcgatacagcgattatagcgatcttccaacttttcgataccatttttgtagtacgatttgtcctttgcctcaaaataggcctcagtttcagcgattacctcttcattgcttctaattttttttaccagcgagcattctcttgaggtctgagaacaggaaaaagtcactgggggccaaatctggagaatacggtagatgagggagcaatttgaagcccaattcgttcaatttcagcatggtttttcgttgttgtttttgatcgattgtgagctcacgcggcacccattttgcacaaagctttctcatatccaaatattcgtgaataatatgttcaacacgttcctttgatatctttagggtgtcagctatctcgatcaacttcactttacggtcattgaaaatcattttgtggatttttttcacgttctcatcggtaacagcctcttttggacgtccactgcgttcttcgtcttcggtgctcatatgaccagtacgaaattttgcaaaccacttacgaattgttgcttcgcccggtgcagagtctggataacactcatcaagccattttttggtatcggcggcactttttttcatcaaaaagtagtgtttcatcaacacacgaaattcctttttttccatttttttttcacaataacaaaagtagcttcactcaaaatgcaatatctcacaaactaataatcagacagctgtcaaatttatacacgtatcttttgaaggttggtactaactgaaaatggtatggatttaattctagtggcgcccgctCATAGAaacaatacgaacttttcagccgatctgttatttgtgaagaggaaataatggtttggagataatgtgacgattacactcaagctataatgaactgctgctaactctgctatataaatagatgcaggttcttgaagcctaaatgagaccgaaacattattgttgaacataccaaacccagtagcctcctcAATTCgttatccgtccgtgtaaaacattttctcagagtcaatatgcctgaacttacttgaaaataattttgggatttccatcgcgcgtaggtgttccgggattccacgcacttcgcactgcatggatgtgtcgaaaaataacgttCATTCTggaacatttaggaggctgacacggataggaatatatcttaaagggtcgatttcctgtgacatatggttaaaatatactgtcattaatcttgtttgagattgaagctcgactagtttTTCGAAGAtactaataaccaggggattcagtacctcacatcttattagcagtcgctaTGAAAGCTCACAAAAACGATATTTCaagggaagaactcccgccagaacttcgagcagcctaaagcaattcgcaaacaacggtactgaattcgcttaagtttgataatatgagagtttgcagcggaacgaaaacaaacggatCCATATTCTATCACTGaaggtatcgttgtctgatacaatattattcgatcttccgggtgagcaccccaccaagatccaattattgttcgaagaaaatttactccttgttggcattttgttatcagatacctaatgtgtcctccccatgtgcatttggaatcgaaccacaccccgaggtatttaaaagttaaaacctgttggatcattcttcccatcatatgtagctgaagctgcgcgggatcatgctttcttgaaaagacgactaactctgttttctccgcagagaattcgatacctagatgaacagcccaaacggacaagttttcttgcaatggtttttgctgattaatagctttggatccagtaactgaaaccacgccatcatctgccaattgtcttagtgtacatggagtTATTAGCTAGTTGTCAacgtcgtttacatagaaattttACAGGAGcgggctgaggcatgagccttgcgggagacccatgtagctaattctgattgttgccgaatcgccatgtgaaaaatacatgcacttctatgacaaaaggttgtgcaaaaaattgtttataaccgctggaagtccatgttggtggagcttgtctgaaagaacatcaatggaaactgaattaaATGCTTCTTTAATgtccaaaaatacagatgccatttgttgtttttgagcgaaggcaatttggatgttagacgaaagtaatgcaaggcaatcattcgtccctttatttctacggatgcCAAActtagtatctgacaacaaaccgttcgtctcgacccaagtgtcgagacgtcgaagaataattttttcgaacaattttctgatgcaagacaacattgcaatgggtctatatgagttgtgattggaggttggtttccccggcttttgaatggagaTAAATTTCACTTGCcttcagtcaggtggaacaatattttgctcaagaaacttgttgaacaattccaacaaacgtctttttgcgaggtcgggcagattcttcaccaagttgaatttaattctgtccaacccgggagcgttattgttacaaaacatgagtgctatggaaaattccataattgaaaaggggctatcaatggaaccattattcggAGAAGACTTccaaataatgctctgcgtatgaacagaatctggacaaactttcctcgcaaaatctaATATCAAtccaaccttcgacaaaatgtctccaatagctccacatttcttggcccgaagtatgttcttgtacttggtttctaaaatcaagaGTTTTTCAAAAGGAGGaaggaggagttcctcctcctcgttttaaaaaccgtcttgaaagcattttgtttcgcgtgtttaacatctgagcactctttgtcttcTTCCTCCAaacccaccaagggtttggaggccttttgttagacgatggactaggaattcgtttggtttgggcttgttctgcagcctccagaatcgaatctGCTATCTTTTGTCTTTcagagtaagatgaaaataggtgcattcgcttcAAATTTTCGCGTTGCTATaacaacataaataaataaataaataaataaacaaataaataaataaaaaataaataaataaataaataaataaataaataaataaataaataaataaataaataaataaataaataaataaataaataaataaataaataaataaataaataaatataaaaataaataaataaataaataaataaataaataaacagagTTCGTACCGAACACTCGTAGCGACCGGTTGAGTTTTTTATCGGCTCCATACGAATTCTGTTCAATGAATATATCTTCGTGCAGTGGATAACCTTTCCAGTTTTCGGATATCATCTGTGCATTAAATTAATCGGacattcatcaaaaatattgttTGTCGGAAGTTTTTTCGACTATATAGTGATTTTTCTAGTGATTATCATCACCCGGTTCAAAAACACGTGCATCATTCAGTGATCCGCCATTGAAGCAGTCAGGCTCGGGCTCAGCCTCCCGGACGAAAGCCGACAGCTGCTACAAGTGTTAGTGCAGTGGAGACTCGTGCGTTGGTGAGCCTACGAACACTGACAGTTAGGTGTTGCCAGAGCAGCTTGCAGTGAAAacacgaaaaagtgatcataacCAAAAGTGGTCACAGCGCATAGGAGCGTATTCGTTACCGCTTAACCATTACCGGACGCAGTAAAATCCCCGGTATAGCGGTGAGTCACCCTACTTCTTTTCGTCTCGTTTTTACACAAATCCCCCGCCCCAATGCCGGGGCCCGACCCTCCTGATGGAGAACAACCCTCCAGCTCTAGAACAATTTTTCCCCCACTACCTAGTCCTAATCTCCCGGGTTTTATGAACTCCGGAgacataattgaaaaacaaacgtTGTTACTACGTGCGACGGGAGGAGATGGTGCAACCGAAGCTCGGCTGCCCTCTAACCCTTTTCTTATACATAAGAGCATTCAATCGATCCTGGGTACGGATCCAACTAAACTTATCACCGCAGCAAAAGAGGCAAGAGGATCTCGTTATATCCTCAGAACGACCTCTAGAAAAGCCTACCAAGCACTACTGAATCTGAAAGAACTTGCTAATGGCCAACAGGTGGAGGTAATTCCACATCCCACCCTGAACTACGTACAAGGTGTCATTTATGACCTCGACACCATCAATATGGGAACCGAAGAGCTACTTTCGGAGCTTCGGCCCCAAAATATTTGCGGCGTCCGTCGCATTACTAAACGCAAAGACGGCAATATTACCAACACTCCCCTCCTTATCCTATCCTTTGCTGGCTCTCACCGACCGGAGAATGTCAATGTGGGTCTGGTCCGAACGGCGGTCCGACCGTACTATCCGACACCCATGTTGTGCTACCAGTGTGGCCGTTTCGGTCACGGAAGCCGCTCGTGCCCCGGTAAACCATTATGCCTCAATTGTGGCCAGGACCACGGACTAAATCCGGAAATACCCTGTATTCTTCCTCCTCATTGCATAAACTGCAACGGAAATCACGCTACACGCTCTCGGCAGTGTGCCAAGTACAAGGAAGAGGAAAGtatcataaaaataaaaatagatcAAGGTATTTCGTTCCCGGAAGCCCGCGCAATCGTAAAAAGAAACCAGAAAAGTCCAACTTACGCCAGTCAGGTTCAGAATCGTCTAATCTCTCCGTCTGATGAGAAGGATAGGATAATTGCTCAACTGAAGCAGGAAAATGAGAAACTCCGTAccgaaaaagagaaaaaatcgACCAGTGATGAAAGCAACGTGATCCAACTCCTAAAGGTTGCACTGGAAAATGCCACCAAGGAAATTGCCACTATGCGAGCACAAATTCTTGCCCTGCAATCTTCAAAAATTAATCCAGAAACCAGCATTCAGGGACCTTCCAACGCCAGCAGTAGCAGCGAAGGCTCCCCACCACCGAAGCAGCCTAACCTTGGATCTGTTTCAACCAAGCCCAAAACTGACACGACGAACGAGACTACTGCCCCCCCAAAGCGGGCCGGAAGATCACACGAACGACCCTCGCTCAGTTTATCTAAGCCGTCGAAGACAACCGCAAACCGTAAACAAAAGAACAAAGCAAATCTTTCCACTCAACCCACGAATCAAGAACCCTCTAGCCCAAATAAAAATCACCCAGACAACGAGGCCTCCTTTCGATCTGTCTCCATCTCTAACACCGAGCTCCCAGTCGATTCGATGCTGGTTGACCTTCCCGAGTCCGAGTAGAGTACTCCTATATCCCATTGCTTCAACTGTAATAAAAGAGCAACTCTCAAATCCTCCCAGCACATCATCTTCGATCCCAAATCATCTAACTTTACCACGGACCAAATCCCGAGTCTGAATAGAGTTCCCCGCCCACTGTCTCAGCTGTAATGGATAACTATCAAACCACCAAGCAAATCACCTTCGATCCAAAGTCATCAAATATTGGCACGGGGCCGATTCATACCAATCAGGTCCCGTTGAGTCACCGTCACCCACCAACCGAGCAATCCTCCATTATAGCACACGACCGCGATCAGAACGAGCTCCGTAATGCCATACCTCCACAAACAATACCCCAGTACAGTCCGCTTCCCGGTCAACTTATTGATGTAATCTTGTCTCCTCCCGACCTCCAACGCTCGTCGGAGCACGAGACACCTTGCAATCCAAATCAACGTTACTCAGTTCCCCACGATCCTCTTAAAAATACTCTATCAGTTAATAGCGCTAGTCCTCCGTCTGCCCCCCCACTAGGTTCGGTGGGAGCTAGGGTCCAGAGGGGGGCTAACGCCGATCTACCAATTCTTAGCGGGACTCCAACTGAATACAAAAGATGCTTCGACCCAATTCCCGGATGCTCTTGGCACCAAGCTCCTTGCTGTAGTAAACACCAGACTCTCCTCAAATCAAAGCCATCCATTTCACAAACTATAGTTAATGTACCTGATTCCATTGAAGAAATTTGCTTCTCGTCACATACATCCGTTACATTAAATACCGACTCACCGAACACCGTATCCATTAACAGAGAATCTTACACTTTAGAAATGACCAAAGCTATTGTTCTTCCAGTCCCCCCACTGTCTCCCCAACCAGTTTCGGAAGGATCCGGGGTCAGCGAGGGGATTGCTTCTGCGCTTTCCAGTCCTAACGGAGGGTATACTCTTGCTATACAGTGGAACCTTAACGGTTTGAGAAACTGCTTAGGAGATCTGCAAATCTTAGAGTCAAACCTACAGCCCGTCTGTCTTGCACTGCAAGAGACCCATCTTCATGACGACACAGCCCTTGAAACATGGTTCGGATCTAGATATAGTTGGAAAACAGCAAAAGGTGATAATATTTATCAAACAATCGGACTAGGTGTGAGGGCAGACATTCCCTCAACAGAAATCACCCTGGATTCTGAGTTGATTGTGGCTGCCAAAACGATTATGTTTCCGACCCGAATAACCGTTGTCTCAATTTACATCCCACAAAACGTGCGTCACGTGGGAAATGAACTACACAAACTGATTGCACAGATTAGTGGACCATTCCTGATCTTGGGAGATTTTAATGCACATCACAGAACATGGGGATCCAAATGGGATAGTCACCGGGGCAATGAAATTGTCAACGTCATAGAAAGCAACCCCGCTATGATATTAAACGACGGTAGAACTACCTTCATACGAGGAAATTCCATCTCCGCTATTGACCTGTCCATTGTCTCGGTCGATATTGCTGGGTCATGTGGATGGGATGTTATCGAAGATACTAGCTGCAGTGACCATCTGCCaataaaaattacatataaccaGCAACCATACTACACATCGCGTCGACCCCGATGGATTTTAGAGCGAGCCGACTGGGACGCCTATGAACAGCGCGTAGCCGACTCTATTATCCCGAATCACGTCTATTCGCCCGATGAGATAATCGAAATACTGGCACAGGCAGCCAGCCATTGTATCCCACGTTCAAACGAAAACCCTCCCAAGCGCGCCACTTATTGGTGGTGTCCGGAGGTTGAGCTTGCTATTAAAGCGCGCCGCAAGGATTTACGTGCGTTAAAGAAAACACCGGTATTTCATCCACTACGTGATGCCAGATCGGCCGACTTTCGTAACAAACGAAATATTGCAAGAAAAACAATTCTACAAGCTAAAAGCAACAGTTGGGCCAAATTTTTAGATGGTATACATCCTGACTCCCCAATCGGCGAGTTGTGGCGGCGGGTTAACGCCTTGAGTGGAAAAAGGCGACATTCAGGCTTCTCTATCATTACAGAGGATTCTGTTGAAGTGAGACCCGAAGAAATTGCTAATAAACTAGGTCACTATTTTGCCTCGCTATCTGCTAATACCTCTCTACCACCAGAGTTCATTCCAATCAAACGTCAAGTTGAAGCTACTCCTATCAACTTTCCTCCAGATTCAACTGCAATTGAAAACCAACATTTCACTGGAAAGGAACTAACCGTCGCACTATCCAAAGGTCGAGGAAAAGCTACGGGTATCGACAATATCGGATACCCATTGATTTTACACATGCCCCCTTTCGGAAAACGATCATTGCTAGACTGTTTCAACAGAATTTGGGAAGGCGAGCCTATCCCAGAATCCTGGCAAACAGCATTGGTAATCCCAATTCCCAAACGTACACAAGGAAATAGAACGGTAAACGATTTCCGCCCTATTAGTTTATTGAACTGCATCGCCAAAACAATGGAACGGATGGTAAATCGAAGATTAATAACCTTTCTAGAGGATCGCAACCTACTGGATTGGCGACAGCATGCCTTTCGCCAGGGCATGGGAACCGGTTCATATTTTGGTTCACTGAATGAAACTTTGAGCCAGGCCATGAGGGATGGTCTTCATATTGATATTGCCGCTCTTGACATCGAAAAGGCCTACAACACTATGTGGAGAGAGGGCGTACTCCGACAAATAAGCCAATGGGGTATTCATGGAAACCTTGGCCACTACATTCAGCGATTTCTTTCTAACAGAAGATTTCGTGTCTGTATCGGAAATCATCAGTCGGAAATCTTTCCCGAAGAAAACGGTGTCCCCCAGGGATCCGTTCTATCGGTTACTCTTTTCCTTATAAGCATGCAATCTATCTACGCCATCTTGCCCAAGGGAGTGTATATCTTTCTATACGCCGATGATATCCTATTGGTAGTGACTGGTAAAACGACAGGTAGAATTCGCATAAAACTACAAACAGCAATCAACGCCATAAACAAATGGGCACTATCAGTAGGATTTCGCATATCtgcaaaaaaaagctttatATCACATTTTTGCTCTTCATTTCATCGGGCAACCGATAGACCAGTCCGAATAAACAACACGATTATACCGTTCATCAAAGAGCCTAAAATACTAGGAATCACCTTCGATCGAAAGCTGACATTCCTCCCCCACCTTCGCAAGCTCAAACTAGATTGCGAAAGTCGCAAACGATTGGTACGGGCTATATGCTCCCGTCATCCAAAGTGTAATAGACAGCTAGCTATCAATATATGCAAATCGATCATATTTAGCCGAATCTATTACGGAATCGAAATAACTTGCACCAGCCTAAACAGTCTTAACATTATACTAGCCCCACTATATCACGGTTCAATTCGTCTTGCATCAAACCTCCTACCCAGTACACCTGCTGAAAGCGCATGTGTTGAAGCCGGATTACTTCCTTTCCGCTGGGCGGTTGCCCTAGTGGTAATAAGGAGAATCCTCAGTTTTCTTTCAAAGACAGAGGGAGAGGGTGGTGTTCTTCATGAAATCGCCGATTCCATACACCGCGAATTTGCAGATTCTCCGCTACCTGAACTGGCAGACCTGCTTTACACTCGCCGCCGTCCATGGTACACAGGACCCCCAAACATTGATATATCACTGTCAAATACTTTAAAGGCAGGAGCCGTCCCCAGCATGGCACAATCCGCCTATACCCAACTCGTAAAACGCCGGTTCTCCAATCACGTCAAACTATTCACGGATGGATCAAAACTCGGTGATGCAGTAGGAATCGGAATCCATGGTATCGGAAATGGCATCTCTCTAAGTGTCCCGTCAATATACTCCGTATTTTCGGCTGAAGCAGCTGCCATGTGGTTAGCTTTGTCCCGTAGACCGAAAGACGTAGCGTTGGTTATTTTTTCCGACTCTTTGTCAGTTATCCAAGCCTTAGAGTCCGGTGAATCGTGCCATCCGTTCATACAACAAATTGAAAACTCATGCGACCCACTCGTCACCATCTGTTGGATACCGGGCCACGTAGGAATTCGAGGGAATGAAGAGGCCGACCGTTTAGCAGCCCTCGGACGAAATGTACAGCACAGTTTCACGAACGATATCCCGGCTGCGAATAtcataaaaaacttttcaagatgcatcacaaacaaattttctgagcaGTGGAGAAATAGTTCAGGTCACCTACAGAAAGTTAAAGGAGATCTTAGCAAATGGGTTGATCGGAACTCCCGAATCGAACAGAGAACTCTCTCACGTTTAAGAGTGGGACACACGAAGGTTTCACACGCCCATTGCATATCCCAAACCCTTCCCCCGCATTGTTCAACATGTGGCACTAGAAACACCGTTGAACACATTCTGGTTAATTGTCAACTATATTCAGATCTACGTCGTCAACATAATATTCCACTATCTATTAGAGATATTCTTTCCAACGATCCTGTCCGCGAGGAAATTTTAATATCCTTCCTTAAAGATGCAGATCTTTACGATGCTTTGTAGCTGCGGGATTTTTTGTACGTTCAATTTAAATATATATGTACGTGTATATGTATATGGTCTATAAATCTAACTTAcacgactgtttttttttctctctctcttttaATTCCTCATTTCGAGCACTTACATCACGGGCCATCCGCCACGCTTTGGACAAGCGTCGGGGATGTTCTCCGCGGCCCAACGATAGCCATCCCACCGGACACAATCCGATTATGTGGTTATGCTGACTCTTCACGTGGCTTATGATGATTTTGCACACATTATGGAACAAATGAGGATATCCCCTTTCGACATCCGTCTTACTCAATGGACCCAGCTTATGATACTCAGATGCTGCAAAGTCACACCTTATTACAACATTAATAACTTTATTatatataaatgttttatactATATTAGATAAGCTAAGTTAATTCTATATGTAAATATTTAATTTAAGTGCGGTGAACGACCCAATCGTGGTTAAAGCCGCTAataaacgacaacaacaacaacaaataaataaacagtAATGCGTATGTTTTCGAACTCTTTTTTCTGCGGTTTTCCTTTTTAGAGCCGAAGCAGAGATATTGggacgtatgaataaaatgtagtaaagacgGTTTTGtgtagtatttttttaaaagacaaagtccacagagtatgtcgcggtttggtatgaataaaaatacaATTTCGAACATGTAATTAATGCTACTTTTGGTCACGGTGCAATGTTTGTTCGGTggggtctttattttaaatttaattttaagtttGTAAGATTGTCCAAGTCcaatttttataataataataataatttaataatatttCACTCTAATTTACATTTTAAACTCAAGTTAACTTCTGAAAGACTGAATAGATTGGCGTAAATGTTTAATATTCTTAGTAGAAAGAATAATGTATTCAAAATGGACATTCGACCGAAAAAGTTTGGAAGTCACTGAGTTAGAGTAAGGAATAAAATTAAACTATTCTTCTGCTAGTTTGTACCGCACAACGTTGCAAACCACCAAGCCCTTGCTACAAGAGCGACGAGACTCTGCGACAGACAATGTTGCAACTGAAAGCTTTGATCGTCGTGCGGAATTATCAAGTTGCTGTCGTCATCCATACCGTGGTCGATCGCGTCGTCATCGTTGTTGATTTTCGGGTTCGCAAAATAGTTAGGTAGCAGCGTTGAAAGACTTCGTATGAAGTGAAATGGAACGTAGGTATGAAGTAAAAAGACGATGCATGAAGAAACAAAGACACGCTACCGAATGTTTGTGGTTACCTAGCAGTGTACAAAAAGAAACACACGCGGTTATATTTGCGAAGCGAATACAGTCAGTTGATGTTGAATATTCGTGGAGCGCATTGATAAGCCCTTTGAAAAAGAGTCGAATTTACCTACATGATCACAGTGTAGAACCAAGGGTACCGATTTACAAGTTTTTAAGAGTTTATGTAAATGTTTTCGATTCATTCAACTTCTAGCGAGTTTAGATATAATTACCTATCATAGTTACTTCTtaattacacaaaaaaaaactataaatctTCAAACCCAGTCTAATTCTAATACCTCTTTTTTGATCGGAAATCCGTCTACAGTAGCAAGTGTTTGTACTGTAACATTGCGATAAAAAATTAACGAAAACCGTAAGGAAAACAGCGCACAGCCATGTGTTTTTTTGTAGGTGCGCTAAAGAACCACATTAGTTCGTTAGCACTCTCTACAACTATCCGCGAGTTCAAATGCGAGAGCCAGTAGTTTGCCAGTGAGTATCCTTCCGATTGGCGGTTAGTTCTCGCTGATTACTACACGTTTTCGAGCCAGCTGATTGCCTCCGTTAGCAAGGTATGTACATACTATTGTGTGAGCACGAGGGGGAAACATTCTCTCCCAGTCGACGTTGTTAGAAGTTGATTGCCTACCGATCTTACTGGCGTTGATCAAAGTCGTTTACGCATCCGTCTGATGCTGACCAGGCGCTCGACTAGGAAGATTCTTGCCGCTCGTATCCAGTCAAGTTAGTTCTAGTGCGTACGCGAACCTGTCTGGACGTGCAGTCGAGTGAATCGTTTGATCAGTGTGCAGTGTGTTCTAACTGTTGGGAATAAAGTCGCCTTACAGCGATCAACTTCGTTTCGTTTGCTTCACTGGGGCTGTAAGTT
This genomic window contains:
- the LOC131429113 gene encoding uncharacterized protein LOC131429113, with the protein product MAQSAYTQLVKRRFSNHVKLFTDGSKLGDAVGIGIHGIGNGISLSVPSIYSVFSAEAAAMWLALSRRPKDVALVIFSDSLSVIQALESGESCHPFIQQIENSCDPLVTICWIPGHVGIRGNEEADRLAALGRNVQHSFTNDIPAANIIKNFSRCITNKFSEQWRNSSGHLQKVKGDLSKWVDRNSRIEQRTLSRLRVGHTKVSHAHCISQTLPPHCSTCGTRNTVEHILVNCQLYSDLRRQHNIPLSIRDILSNDPVREEILISFLKDADLYDAL